The stretch of DNA tttatttatttgtttggagAGTCCCCCCTTCCTTCCCTCGAAAAGTTCTTTACACCTTGTTATATTCTTCAGGTCATGTTCTCCCAAAAAAGGCATCTCAGAATAGCAACAAGCGTCAATTGGTAAGTCGGGGAATGGAATGGCTACAGCGAATAGTAAAGAAGGATATCGTGTGGAAAGGATGACATTCGCTAGTGTGgtttttaccaaatttaagaacatgctaagtaCATGtagaggctcagatagcaaaGTAAAATATTGTTTCGTTAGTGTGATACCTTCTTAATGCAGAATCAAAATAGTTATTCCTAATAACATTCTCAAATAATACATAACTCTGACTTCTTATAACGCATTGAGTATTATGTTTTTATATTATGCACTCCTAAATTAAGAAGgacattttcagccttaaaaatTCTTGAAAGCAACGGCTCAGCCTCAACTCAAAATTAGATGTTCTTTTAAAAGTAAAAGAGTGTACCATGACATTGTACTGTAATGGAACATAATCGACTTGTTCGAAAGATCTCTCTACGGTCAACTAAGAACAAGCTTACTTTATCACATTATCCATATTATCGTAATTCTGCATTTAAGCATCTATTTCTTATAGTAGGCTTCAAGGCAACCATTTCTATGCCTATATTCTAggtcgccattttgaatcGGGTGAATAGGGCTGACCAGGAGTGGCCTGGGGACAAGGCTAGGGAGTTAAGATCATGATTGTTGGATGGAGAAACAATTGGGATAAGCCACCTGTAAAGCGAAGGGCGGGGCTAGCACCACGTGATCTCTGACGTGCAATATTAAATCACCATAATGGACGGGGAATCTCACAGTTGGGATAAGCCTCCTGTAGGGCAAAAGGGGAGGGGCCAGCACCACGTGATGTCTGACGTAAGGAGTCACGTGAATGTCAAGAGGCATATCAGTCAAtcatgttttaaaaactgttgtTTCTCTTGCTCGCTCGGCCATTTCCATATcggcattacataccatatttgggattccgcttcaatcattttttcgcttttttatcgTTCTAGAACTGTGTTTAGTCGAGAATtttcacgtaaacttgcaggaattcgtgtttactacgattttgctggcagccatcttggatatggagcctagtccctaaagTTTAAGAAtttcacaggtctcccgcgcgctcgccccaggctcttttagaccatcaagaaaaacgacagccattgattgatattaaTTTCTGGGAAGTTGTTTCCTGTAACGTTACAGATCTCACcgaccacaggaagcccgatcATTAATCCGGATAACTAGGCTATCTAATTACCATATATATGAtcagtcaacaaaaaaaactatctaTTCTACGGGAACCCGGCCGCATCTTACTGAGAACTTCGACTCTGCATAAATACACAATTCTAACAGCACCGAATTATTTAAAGCATCAATTTCCATCGGTTAATTTATTCGAGAAACTAAATTTTCCAAATCTAGTGTGCGTGGCAagggacaaaaaaaatgacaaattaaAGCTGATCGACATGCCTCTCCGTTGTATTGGTTAATTCATCtagtgtgtgttttttttctaattgaAGGGATCTAATCACGAGCATTACAACGTGCTCCGTCAAATGGCAACACGAGCGGATTCAGGAAATAAAAGAAGCGAAGTACAACCGATCGCAGCTGGGACCTTCAAGATCAACGACGGCGGTGTAGTAGGTAAGAAAATAACGTAAGAAAGTAACACTTATCTTACATTTCAGGGTAAATAGACTTGTCTTCCTTATCAAGAGAGATTAATCACAGACTACATTACCAAGAAGACTAGGCGCCTAtgtgatcatcatcatcatcatctttattttGCTCATATTTCTGTTGCTTTACATAGGTATATACTAAAGGATAGAGATCTATAATTTGTTACAAGTAAAATAAATGAGAACAAGTTCGAGCAAGGAAGCTAAATAAACTAGTCAGTTATCGAGTTAGCTTCCCTTATCCATAAAAAGTCAGTTTTGATAATgatcgggcttcctgtggtcgGTGAGATCTGTATCGTCACAGGAAACAACTTCCCAGAAATTTATATCAATCAATGTGTATGCCTGTTCGCTTATCTGTCTAATGACATTTGTAGCCGCGAGGCAATATCCTGTTCATCTATCCGTCTAATGGCATATCACTGTAGCCGCAAAGCATTAGCCTGTTCGCCTATCCGTCTGATGACATTTGACGTCCATCTAATATCAATTCGTCCAATGACATATCACCTTAGGACCCGAGGTGTATGCCTGTTCACTTCTAATTGCATATGGCGTCCATCTAATATAAATATCGTTGTAGGTGATTTGGCTTATAAAGTTGGAAAGGATAGCAAGGTGGACATCGACCTGAAGATAAGGATCACACCAAAAGAGTCGGGGTGtggtggggaagggggaggtaGTACCCCTACTCCAGCACCGGGAGGTGGCTTTAGTACCCCTACTCCAGCACCGGGAGGTACGTGgattaaaatttgaataaaatacgaaGTACTTGCACGTTGACATGAATGCGACGCCCTAGGATGTGAGAATCACAGTTTCAACTGACAGGTCTACTTTATATCTACAGGAATAGGATTCCGTCGTGTACTCCTACTGGATTGTGGCCCATGGAAGCTTTCAATAATgacaaaacaatttttttttgttaattttatgtttgttttgttaatcTGTTAATTTGTTAATTTTGTAAATCAATCTCGTTTTGAGAACTGTTATTTTTCTGACCTAATAATTCCTAGGAATTAGTACATTGCATGTAATATTTGAAAGACcgctttaattttttttcgcttttttgtcCGCCCTAGAACTGTTTACCTAAAAAATATCCACataacttgcaggaattcgtgtttaataTGATTTTgcaggccgccattttgaaatgaGCCAGGTTTTCCGCGctctcgccccaggctctttgatttagaaaaaaaaccacTAGCAATGATTGATATGTCATTCTTCAAGGAAATAATAAATTAGGTATAGGGCACCATGCCAAATTAGTCACAGTAATAAATATTCATGACTTTTTTATTACTCAGATGACGAAATCGCGTTAGCGCTCCACAACAGATTCCGCCAAGTGCATAACTCCCCGCCCATGACCCTCAATGAATTATTGTCCGATGCTGCAAGACAATACGCCGAAAAACTTGCACAATTGGGTTACCTTGAAGACTCTcccgagggggagggggaaggaatTGGCGAGAACCTTTCCATGGGATGTTCTGTCGATCAGGGAGAAACAACAGAAGAAGTCATCACTAAATGGTATGAGTGCTGAATCATCAGTCAGCTTTTTTGTTTTCCGTCTTCTTTCGTTACTTGAAAAGGGCAACGGACATTAAATAACgattttttattgtaataaaCAAGCTGTCTTTTATTTACTCGATACATAGTTTAAGTGAGAACGACGACGCTTTGAAGACACGACCGAAAAAAAGTACCTTCAGCGCTCAATTCTTAACAAGTCCATGAAGATAACAAGAGCACATACttcaaaagaaacaaaaataagacTATTAGAAcctttttctacttttttatATCGAGACAAGCTTGTTATCAGAGTTGTGTTTGCTGCGCCAGTTCCCGTCCCAACAGACAGAgaaaatttttgtttttgtgtcttGACTTGGTGAAGAAAATTGTTCAATtgtttaatatattttcacCTACTGGTTTTGAATTTTCTGTTGTTTCTTCGGTCTCCCTTGCTAAAATTCCTTATAAATGCTTTTCAAAATGTCGAAACCAATGAGTATGTGCATTAGAATTGTCGTCATCAACAACGCGCAACTAAGGTGTGTAAAGCGCTtcattgtttgttgttttttccgaGCTGAGCTAAAGTGTTAACAAACGAGCATTGCTAGCAAAACAGCTACGCAGTTGGTGCGTTTAAGAGTTGACCAAAGCAAATGGAAGCTCAGATGACGATAACTTATACTTCTCTAGTCGAAACTCATGCGCTGTTTTATCCTCCGGCAGGTATAATGAGGTTTGTACTCCCGGTTACACGTTTGGCGGGGGGAATGGCACTGCCGGTACTGGCCACTTTACGCAGGTTGTATGGAAGGGAAGCACGGAACTAGGGGTTGGCAAGGCGTCCGCTGAACAGCGTGGCATGATTTGCACCTACCACGTCGCGAGATACAAAGATGCAGGAAATATTCA from Nematostella vectensis chromosome 8, jaNemVect1.1, whole genome shotgun sequence encodes:
- the LOC5507249 gene encoding protein PRY1, coding for MNLLISLTFWGLLASLHAKDTSYKKGHVLPKKASQNSNKRQLGSNHEHYNVLRQMATRADSGNKRSEVQPIAAGTFKINDGGVVGDLAYKVGKDSKVDIDLKIRITPKESGCGGEGGGSTPTPAPGGGFSTPTPAPGDDEIALALHNRFRQVHNSPPMTLNELLSDAARQYAEKLAQLGYLEDSPEGEGEGIGENLSMGCSVDQGETTEEVITKWYNEVCTPGYTFGGGNGTAGTGHFTQVVWKGSTELGVGKASAEQRGMICTYHVARYKDAGNIQGEYDTNVEKGSFDRQAYCSQLSK